A window of the Salvelinus alpinus chromosome 3, SLU_Salpinus.1, whole genome shotgun sequence genome harbors these coding sequences:
- the LOC139571574 gene encoding F-box/LRR-repeat protein 15: protein MDAETECCKCHLLDLPWEDVLVTHIFCYLPLRQLVRLQRVSKQFYALIQVYLANCRTFDLTQIGPSLPKEAFCNILRDNKVLQNLSVQNCSDWVTDTELLPVIGQNQHLLRVDMRGCDRLTRHSLVAVSLSCTHLQHLGLAHCEWVDSLSIRSLADHCGGLRSIDLTACRQLKDEAICYLSKKCLKMRSLSVAVNANITDVSVEEVAKNCRELEQLDLTGCLRVRNNSIRTVAEYCPKLQSLKVNHCHNVTESSLDPLRKRNVEIDVEPPLQRALVLLQDVVGFAPFINLQI, encoded by the exons ATGGATGCGGAAACAGAGTGTTGCAA ATGTCACCTCTTGGATTTGCCctgggaggatgtgttggtaacaCACATCTTCTGCTACCTGCCATTACGCCAGCTGGTGCGGCTACAGAGAGTGAGCAAGCAGTTCTATGCCCTCATCCAGGTGTACCTGGCCAACTGTCGCACCTTTGACCTCACACAG ATAGGGCCTAGCCTTCCCAAGGAGGCATTCTGCAACATACTAAGGGACAACAAAGTCCTACAGAACTTGTCTGTCCAGAACTGCTCCGATTGGGTGACAGACACGGAGCTGCTGCCTGTGATTGGCCAGAACCAGCACCTGCTGAGAGTAGACATGAGGGGGTGTGACCGGCTGACCCGTCACTCCTTAGTAGCCGTGTCGTTGAGCTGCACACACCTGCAGCACCTGGGCCTGGCCCACTGTGAATGGGTGGACAGCCTGTCCATACGCAGCCTGGCTGACCACTGTGGGGGCCTGAGGTCCATCGACCTGACCGCCTGCCGCCAGCTCAAAGACGAGGCCATCTGCTATTTATCCAAGAAGTGTCTGAAGATGAGGTCGCTGTCTGTGGCGGTCAACGCCAACATTACAGACGTGTCTGTGGAGGAAGTGGCCAAGAACTGCAGGGAGCTGGAACAGCTGGACCTGACAGGCTGCCTGAGGGTTAGGAACAACTCCATCAG GACTGTTGCAGAGTACTGCCCCAAGCTGCAGTCCCTGAAGGTGAACCACTGTCACAACGTGACTGAGTCCAGTCTGGACCCCCTGCGGAAGAGGAACGTTGAGATTGACGTGGAGCCACCACTACAGAGGGCCCTTGTGCTGCTGCAG GATGTGGTGGGGTTCGCTCCCT